One genomic region from Muriicola soli encodes:
- a CDS encoding four helix bundle protein translates to MMKNNKVYDLEERTYLFARDCRLFVKSLRSTLSNIEDGKQLIRASGSIGANYIEANEKLGGRDFLMRLKIARKEAKEAYYWLRLLKDINSNCCEEVEILMSEVAELKRILSAIINKTSPSKETL, encoded by the coding sequence ATGATGAAAAATAATAAAGTATATGATCTAGAAGAACGGACTTATCTATTTGCAAGAGATTGTAGGCTTTTTGTGAAATCCTTGCGAAGCACGCTGAGCAACATAGAAGATGGGAAACAGTTAATCAGGGCTTCTGGCTCTATAGGGGCTAATTATATAGAAGCCAACGAAAAACTGGGGGGAAGAGATTTTTTGATGAGACTCAAAATAGCGCGAAAAGAAGCTAAAGAAGCGTATTACTGGTTAAGGTTGCTAAAAGACATTAACTCCAATTGTTGTGAAGAAGTAGAGATATTAATGAGCGAAGTAGCGGAATTAAAAAGGATACTTTCAGCCATAATTAATAAAACCTCACCCAGCAAAGAGACCTTATAG
- a CDS encoding DUF6747 family protein, which yields MKTFLLMKEIYLDAFKALENFVVRRFFRFFAWFSFIMFLVVVYAFVYRILTGFPFD from the coding sequence ATGAAGACATTTTTACTCATGAAGGAGATCTATTTGGACGCCTTCAAAGCTTTGGAAAATTTTGTGGTCAGGCGTTTTTTTAGATTTTTTGCCTGGTTTAGTTTTATCATGTTTCTGGTAGTGGTTTATGCTTTTGTATACCGGATTCTTACCGGATTCCCTTTTGACTAA
- a CDS encoding DNA polymerase Y family protein, protein MQKTILHLDLDTFFVSVERLINSELKNKPLLVGGTSDRGVVAACSYETRGFGVHSGMPMKMARELCPEAVVIRGNAGTYSKHSDLVTDIIKEKVPVFEKSSIDEFYADLSGMDRFFGCYQYASELRRSIMNETGLPISFGLSVNKVVSKVATNEAKPNNQLKIDFGYEKRFLAPLSIKKIPMVGDKTYQTLRNLGLRQVKTIQEMPVDIMQRVLGANGKVIWKRANGVDNTPVIPFSDRKSISTERTFDRDTIDIVKLRGILIAMTENLAYQLRRGEKLTACIAVKVRYSDFNTYSKQMRIPYTSADHILIPRILELFNILYNKRMLVRLIGIRFSYLVPGNYQINLFEDTEEALNLYAAMDDLRKRFGDKSVIRASGMGAKTIGRMVNPFNGQPPIVLAHRKQ, encoded by the coding sequence ATGCAAAAGACCATCTTACACCTGGATCTCGACACTTTTTTTGTGTCGGTGGAACGACTCATCAACAGTGAGCTGAAGAACAAACCCCTGCTGGTAGGAGGCACCAGTGACAGGGGCGTAGTGGCTGCCTGCAGCTACGAAACCCGTGGCTTCGGTGTGCACTCGGGCATGCCCATGAAAATGGCCCGGGAACTCTGCCCCGAAGCCGTAGTGATTCGCGGTAATGCAGGCACCTATAGCAAACACTCCGATCTCGTGACCGACATCATCAAGGAGAAGGTCCCCGTCTTTGAAAAATCGAGTATTGACGAGTTCTATGCAGACCTTTCAGGGATGGACCGATTCTTTGGCTGCTATCAGTATGCCTCTGAATTGCGGAGGAGCATTATGAATGAAACAGGCCTTCCTATTTCCTTTGGCCTGTCTGTGAACAAGGTGGTCTCTAAAGTGGCTACCAACGAGGCTAAACCCAACAATCAGCTGAAGATCGACTTTGGATACGAAAAGCGGTTTTTGGCCCCGCTCTCCATCAAAAAGATTCCTATGGTGGGTGACAAGACCTACCAGACCCTTCGTAACCTGGGTCTGAGGCAGGTAAAAACCATACAGGAAATGCCGGTAGACATCATGCAGCGGGTACTGGGTGCCAACGGCAAGGTGATCTGGAAACGCGCCAATGGGGTAGATAATACGCCCGTTATTCCTTTTTCAGATCGCAAATCAATCTCCACAGAACGCACTTTTGACAGGGATACCATTGATATAGTCAAGTTGAGGGGTATTCTGATTGCCATGACGGAGAACTTGGCCTACCAGTTGAGGCGGGGAGAAAAATTAACCGCCTGCATTGCAGTAAAGGTGCGTTACTCAGATTTCAATACCTATTCCAAACAAATGCGTATTCCCTATACCAGCGCAGACCACATCCTGATTCCCAGGATCCTGGAGCTGTTCAATATTCTGTATAACAAACGGATGCTGGTCAGACTCATAGGGATCAGGTTTAGTTATCTGGTTCCGGGAAATTACCAGATCAATTTGTTTGAAGATACCGAAGAAGCCCTTAATCTTTACGCGGCCATGGACGACCTCCGGAAGCGTTTCGGGGACAAGAGCGTCATACGTGCTTCGGGAATGGGAGCCAAGACCATCGGGAGGATGGTGAACCCCTTTAACGGGCAGCCTCCCATTGTGCTGGCTCACCGAAAACAATAA
- a CDS encoding glucoamylase family protein, which translates to MILRKASNANTFLAHLLAGLVLLLGFYSCSSKDGKEINPDVEQHDSITQSLTEEELMDLVQQQTFSYFWDFGHPFSGMALERSQKDAYGVAGFEIVTSGGSGFGVMGLIVGVERNFITRQQAVERLHKITDLLLQGDRFHGAFPHWYYGSTGRVRPFFTEDNGGDIVETSFMIMGLLTARQYFNEENEQEGSLREKINQLWEEVEWDWYTNGADVLTWHWSPDYEWAINHQIRGYNEALITYVLAASSPTHPVDAEVYHQGWTSGSDFYNGSEYYDQWVLPLGPDLGGPLFFAHYSFLGLDPRELEDDYADYWQQNVNHTLINRAYCLENPKGYAGYGKDNWGLTASDNHLGYSAHSPTNDLGVISPTAAISSLPYTPEYAMDAMRSFYENHQGRLWGPYGFYDAFNLSENWYADNYLAIDQGPILVMIENYRTGLLWDLFMSCPEVKTGLLRLGFRSPHLN; encoded by the coding sequence ATGATACTACGCAAGGCATCAAATGCCAATACCTTTTTAGCTCACCTTCTGGCCGGGCTGGTTCTGCTTCTCGGTTTTTATTCCTGCAGTTCAAAGGATGGAAAGGAAATAAATCCGGATGTGGAACAGCACGACTCCATTACCCAATCACTTACAGAGGAAGAATTGATGGACCTGGTACAACAGCAAACCTTTTCGTATTTCTGGGATTTTGGTCATCCCTTCAGCGGCATGGCCTTAGAACGTTCGCAGAAGGATGCTTATGGGGTAGCCGGATTCGAGATAGTAACTAGTGGGGGCAGCGGCTTTGGAGTAATGGGACTTATCGTAGGGGTGGAGCGGAATTTTATAACCCGGCAACAGGCTGTGGAACGATTGCATAAGATTACTGACTTATTGTTGCAAGGGGATCGTTTCCACGGAGCTTTCCCGCATTGGTACTACGGAAGCACAGGGAGAGTGCGGCCCTTTTTTACTGAGGATAACGGTGGCGATATTGTGGAGACGTCCTTTATGATAATGGGGCTGCTGACAGCACGCCAATATTTTAATGAGGAAAATGAGCAGGAGGGCTCCCTGCGCGAAAAGATCAACCAGCTCTGGGAAGAAGTAGAATGGGATTGGTATACCAACGGAGCAGATGTCTTAACCTGGCACTGGTCACCGGATTATGAGTGGGCAATCAACCATCAGATCAGGGGTTATAATGAAGCTCTGATCACCTACGTTTTGGCAGCGTCCTCTCCTACACATCCTGTCGATGCTGAAGTGTATCATCAGGGATGGACCTCGGGGTCCGACTTTTACAATGGCAGCGAATACTATGATCAATGGGTATTGCCACTGGGGCCAGATCTTGGAGGACCCTTATTTTTTGCCCATTATTCCTTTTTGGGCCTTGATCCAAGGGAGCTTGAGGATGACTATGCGGATTATTGGCAGCAGAATGTAAATCACACTTTGATCAATAGGGCATATTGTTTGGAGAATCCCAAGGGGTATGCAGGATATGGCAAAGACAACTGGGGACTTACGGCCAGTGATAACCATTTGGGATATTCGGCCCACAGCCCTACCAACGACCTTGGTGTTATCTCTCCTACGGCAGCCATATCCTCTTTGCCCTACACACCGGAATACGCAATGGATGCGATGCGGAGTTTTTACGAGAATCATCAGGGGCGATTATGGGGACCATATGGATTTTATGATGCGTTTAACCTCAGCGAGAACTGGTATGCAGACAATTACCTCGCCATAGACCAGGGCCCTATTTTGGTGATGATTGAAAACTACAGAACCGGGTTATTGTGGGATCTCTTTATGTCTTGCCCTGAGGTAAAAACAGGCCTTTTGAGACTTGGTTTTAGAAGCCCCCATCTCAATTGA
- a CDS encoding tetratricopeptide repeat protein → MFKTMKPAVWLSAALLCLFIACQSNKEPQMTYPEGEIPVSTTSDEAMQEFLKGLELLDQGNAQSARPYFDKALELDPDFVSARWYRANSASSAKDFAENRDKFLAMGAKANEGEKLMIEMIEANMANDREKRKELITELVEKYPKSARALDMMAGYYNGNDETAKAREIWSKAIAINPDHLPTITNLGFSYLFTTPKDYTKAQKYMEMAVAKAPESSRAQINLGDCYRAQGNLNKALGSYLKAAELDPNDDVAFSKAGHANSFLGNLEAARKNYKDSRAVSEMGLAGYNFEANTYILEGDHEKALAHLKNAIEEIDQKDVPSSNKLWTIMGLTSDCAAIAMHQGDSEALKGYVEDMKPMSGQMIEEINASGFTMNQNANMHFWEAMTSAVAGNYEAAAETAELIKSDMEASDNPNKFRRYHRVHAYVNFQQGNFEKALEHMAELDPDDVYNKYWMARAYKNMGDEEKAMQLAEEIVNDNFNSTQYVLILNEAKEMLAASS, encoded by the coding sequence ATGTTTAAAACAATGAAACCCGCCGTTTGGCTATCAGCAGCATTATTGTGTCTGTTTATTGCCTGTCAATCCAACAAAGAACCTCAAATGACCTATCCGGAAGGTGAAATTCCGGTAAGCACAACCTCAGATGAGGCCATGCAGGAATTCTTAAAAGGATTAGAATTACTCGATCAGGGAAATGCTCAAAGTGCACGCCCGTATTTCGATAAAGCCCTGGAACTAGACCCTGATTTTGTTAGTGCGCGGTGGTATCGTGCCAACAGTGCCAGTTCGGCTAAGGATTTCGCTGAAAACAGGGATAAATTCTTAGCTATGGGAGCTAAGGCCAATGAAGGGGAGAAATTGATGATAGAAATGATCGAGGCCAACATGGCTAACGACCGGGAAAAGAGGAAAGAGTTAATTACAGAGCTTGTGGAAAAGTACCCCAAATCTGCACGTGCTTTGGATATGATGGCAGGATACTACAACGGTAACGATGAAACGGCTAAGGCCAGGGAGATCTGGTCTAAGGCCATAGCAATAAATCCGGATCACCTTCCAACCATAACCAATCTGGGATTTTCTTATTTGTTTACAACGCCAAAAGATTATACGAAAGCCCAAAAATATATGGAAATGGCAGTTGCGAAAGCTCCTGAGAGCTCTCGTGCACAGATCAATCTTGGAGATTGTTATCGTGCCCAGGGAAATCTGAACAAGGCATTGGGCAGTTATTTGAAAGCTGCTGAACTCGATCCCAATGACGATGTTGCTTTCTCCAAAGCGGGTCATGCAAATAGTTTCCTCGGTAATCTGGAAGCGGCCAGAAAGAACTACAAGGACAGCAGGGCAGTGAGTGAAATGGGATTGGCAGGATATAATTTTGAGGCGAACACTTACATTCTGGAAGGTGACCACGAAAAGGCCCTTGCTCATCTAAAGAATGCTATTGAGGAGATCGATCAGAAAGACGTTCCATCCAGCAACAAGTTATGGACAATTATGGGACTGACCTCAGATTGTGCGGCCATAGCCATGCACCAAGGGGATAGTGAAGCACTGAAAGGGTATGTGGAAGATATGAAACCGATGTCCGGTCAAATGATAGAGGAAATAAATGCCAGTGGGTTTACCATGAATCAAAATGCGAATATGCATTTTTGGGAGGCAATGACCTCAGCTGTTGCCGGAAATTATGAAGCAGCGGCAGAAACGGCGGAGCTAATCAAGTCTGATATGGAAGCCAGTGACAATCCTAATAAATTTAGACGTTATCACAGGGTTCACGCCTATGTAAATTTCCAGCAGGGGAACTTCGAAAAGGCACTTGAGCATATGGCCGAGTTAGACCCGGATGATGTTTACAATAAATATTGGATGGCCAGGGCCTATAAAAATATGGGAGATGAAGAAAAAGCCATGCAATTAGCTGAGGAAATCGTAAATGACAACTTCAATAGTACTCAGTATGTCCTCATTTTGAATGAAGCCAAGGAAATGCTGGCTGCCAGTAGTTGA
- a CDS encoding sulfite exporter TauE/SafE family protein: MEIILISIVAFFVAILTFFSGFGLGTILTPIFMLFFPVELAIALTGIVHFFNNVFKILLVGRNADKQVLFRFGVPSVIFAFIGAWVLLHIPDTNPLFAYQLYGKTFEVFPVKFIISILLIIFASMDLIPYFQKLQFAKDKLPIGGALSGFFGGLSGNQGALRSAFLIKAGLSKEAFVGTAVVVSTFVDFTRLSVYASRFTKSGLADNSTLIISATLSAIAGAYFGNKLLKKVTLKFLQLSVAIMLIFISIALGSGLI; encoded by the coding sequence ATGGAGATTATCCTCATTTCTATTGTCGCATTTTTTGTCGCCATCCTTACCTTCTTCTCCGGATTCGGACTCGGGACTATCCTCACCCCTATTTTTATGCTCTTTTTCCCGGTAGAGCTGGCTATAGCACTCACCGGCATTGTTCATTTTTTTAATAATGTTTTTAAAATCCTGTTGGTTGGCAGGAATGCAGATAAGCAGGTGCTTTTCAGGTTTGGTGTCCCTTCTGTTATCTTCGCCTTTATAGGAGCCTGGGTACTGCTACATATTCCAGACACAAATCCCTTGTTTGCCTATCAACTATATGGAAAGACGTTTGAAGTATTCCCGGTAAAATTTATCATTTCAATCCTGCTCATCATCTTTGCATCCATGGATTTGATACCCTATTTCCAGAAACTTCAATTTGCAAAGGACAAATTGCCCATTGGAGGGGCTTTAAGCGGGTTCTTTGGAGGTCTTTCAGGGAATCAAGGCGCTTTGAGAAGTGCTTTTCTTATCAAAGCCGGACTCTCAAAGGAAGCTTTTGTAGGCACGGCAGTCGTTGTTTCCACTTTTGTCGACTTCACACGCTTAAGTGTTTATGCCTCCAGATTCACAAAATCGGGTTTAGCGGATAATTCAACGCTAATTATTTCCGCCACGCTCTCGGCTATTGCAGGGGCTTATTTTGGCAATAAACTATTAAAAAAAGTAACTCTGAAATTTTTACAACTGAGTGTTGCCATCATGTTAATTTTTATTTCAATTGCCTTAGGAAGCGGACTCATATAA
- a CDS encoding DNA polymerase III subunit alpha, translating to MYLNCHTYYSLRYGTFSEVALLELARENEVTRLALTDINNTSACLNFVRRAPDFGIQPILGIDFRNGVDVCYVGIAKNNQGYRELNGFLSEHLHQEKEFPKQAPAFRNAFVIYPFEKVLLNDQEHFREHEYIGISVADLRRLPFSRLMEHRDKLVVLQPVTFRNKRDFNAHRLLRAIDNNVLLSKLPKEEEASPEEKMFPVRNLANVFSEYSFILKNTEQLMHNCSISFDFSVSRKSQNLSTYLESREADEKLLEELCYQGLPYRYPVVDNKIRERLAKELELIKEKGFVSYFLINWDIVTEARKRDFYYVGRGSGANSIVAYLLRITDVDPIELDLYFERFINLYRTNPPDFDIDFSWKDREEITQYIFDRFQHVALLGTYVTFKSRGVIRELGKVFGLPKAEIDFLCEGHYTPSQLDEVSLLVLKYGNLIKDMPNYLSIHAGGILISDKPLHSFSATHLPPKGFPTVQFDMVIAEDVGLYKFDILGQRGLAKIKEAIQILALNQPEEYAGIDIHDIRKFKQDPHINSIIRSAQCMGCFYVESPAMRMLLRKLEVDTYLGLVAASSIIRPGVAQSGMMREYILRHRNPGRAEEKGHPVMLNIMPETYGVMVYQEDVIKVAHYFAGLSLGEADVLRRGMSGKYRSRQEFQKIKDRFVENCRNKGYEESLIHEIWHQVASFAGYAFAKGHSASYAVESYQSLFLRAYYPLEYLVAVLNNGGGFYRSEFYVHEARMLGAVIHAPCVNKSLAVNCIYGKEIYLGYMYLKDLESRVMDRILKERQAHGSFTSLEDFLDRVLISIEQISILIRINAFRFTGVNKHELLWQAHLFLSKGNTVDHPKLFPPTHQDFEIPRLHTTDLETAFTQLELLGFCLCSPFDLLKEPPKNNNGSKDLPACEGRNIDIYGYLVTVKNTKTHTGKRMNFATLVDQQGEVFDTVLFPPVAAKYHFRGKGIYRFYGKVVSEFGFLSIEVLKMQKQDYIQDPRYADMKTANKRSPLARSNKQVTDEELHTSDKKGN from the coding sequence TTGTATTTAAACTGTCACACATACTACAGCCTCCGCTACGGAACTTTCTCCGAGGTGGCCCTGTTGGAGCTTGCCAGGGAGAACGAGGTCACCCGCCTTGCCCTTACCGATATCAACAATACCTCGGCCTGCCTCAACTTTGTGAGAAGAGCTCCGGATTTTGGGATACAACCTATCCTGGGGATCGATTTCCGGAACGGGGTGGATGTCTGTTATGTAGGTATTGCAAAAAATAATCAAGGGTATCGGGAACTGAACGGTTTCCTCTCGGAACACCTCCACCAGGAAAAGGAATTTCCAAAACAAGCCCCGGCTTTTCGGAATGCATTTGTCATCTATCCCTTTGAAAAAGTACTGCTCAATGACCAGGAACATTTCCGTGAGCATGAGTATATCGGTATTTCTGTGGCAGACCTGAGGAGACTGCCCTTTTCCCGACTTATGGAACACAGGGACAAATTGGTGGTGTTGCAGCCGGTGACTTTCCGCAATAAGCGCGATTTTAATGCCCACCGCCTGCTTAGGGCTATTGACAATAATGTGCTACTGAGTAAACTCCCCAAGGAAGAGGAGGCTTCTCCCGAAGAGAAAATGTTCCCTGTGAGGAACCTGGCCAATGTCTTTTCCGAATATTCCTTTATACTGAAGAATACGGAACAACTCATGCACAATTGCAGTATCTCTTTCGATTTTTCGGTATCACGCAAATCCCAGAATCTCAGCACCTACCTCGAAAGCAGAGAGGCCGATGAAAAACTCCTGGAAGAGTTATGTTATCAGGGCCTGCCGTACCGTTACCCGGTAGTAGATAACAAGATAAGGGAGCGACTTGCCAAAGAATTGGAACTCATTAAAGAAAAGGGCTTTGTTTCTTACTTCCTGATTAACTGGGACATCGTCACCGAAGCCCGTAAACGTGATTTTTATTACGTGGGAAGAGGGAGCGGGGCCAACAGTATTGTGGCCTACCTGCTCCGGATCACCGATGTAGACCCCATAGAACTCGATCTCTATTTTGAACGTTTTATCAATTTATACCGTACTAATCCGCCCGATTTCGACATTGACTTCTCCTGGAAGGATCGGGAAGAAATAACGCAGTACATTTTTGATCGCTTTCAGCACGTGGCCCTGCTGGGGACTTACGTCACCTTTAAATCGAGGGGTGTGATACGGGAACTGGGAAAAGTCTTTGGCCTCCCCAAGGCAGAGATCGACTTCCTTTGTGAAGGGCATTACACCCCTTCCCAGCTGGATGAGGTCTCCCTGCTGGTCCTCAAATACGGCAACCTGATTAAAGACATGCCCAATTATCTGAGTATCCACGCCGGGGGTATCCTGATCAGCGATAAACCCCTGCATAGTTTTTCCGCCACCCACCTGCCGCCCAAAGGCTTCCCAACTGTCCAGTTCGACATGGTGATCGCCGAAGATGTAGGCCTGTATAAGTTCGATATCCTGGGGCAAAGGGGTCTGGCCAAGATCAAGGAAGCCATACAGATCCTGGCCCTCAACCAGCCTGAAGAATACGCCGGTATCGACATCCATGATATCAGGAAATTTAAGCAAGACCCCCACATCAACAGTATTATACGTTCGGCCCAGTGTATGGGCTGCTTTTACGTAGAATCTCCAGCCATGCGGATGCTGCTGAGAAAACTGGAGGTAGATACCTATCTGGGATTGGTGGCTGCCAGCTCTATCATCAGGCCGGGGGTTGCACAGAGCGGAATGATGCGGGAGTACATACTGCGGCATCGCAACCCGGGGAGGGCAGAGGAGAAGGGGCATCCCGTAATGCTCAATATCATGCCGGAGACCTACGGGGTGATGGTTTACCAGGAAGATGTGATTAAGGTAGCCCACTATTTTGCCGGCCTTAGCCTGGGGGAAGCTGACGTGCTTCGAAGGGGAATGAGCGGCAAGTACCGATCCCGCCAGGAATTCCAGAAGATCAAAGACAGGTTTGTTGAAAATTGCCGTAACAAGGGATACGAGGAATCGCTGATTCATGAGATCTGGCACCAGGTGGCCAGTTTTGCCGGATATGCATTTGCCAAAGGACATTCTGCCTCCTATGCTGTGGAGAGTTATCAAAGCCTGTTTTTGAGGGCCTACTACCCCCTGGAATACCTGGTGGCCGTACTCAATAACGGCGGTGGGTTCTACCGCTCAGAATTCTATGTACACGAGGCACGTATGCTGGGAGCTGTGATCCATGCTCCCTGTGTGAATAAAAGCCTGGCTGTGAACTGTATCTACGGCAAGGAGATCTACCTGGGCTATATGTACCTGAAAGATCTGGAGTCCCGGGTGATGGACCGTATCCTGAAAGAGCGGCAGGCCCATGGCAGCTTTACCTCCCTGGAGGACTTTTTAGACCGGGTGCTGATTTCCATTGAACAGATCAGTATTCTGATCCGGATAAACGCTTTCCGCTTTACGGGCGTGAACAAGCACGAGCTCTTGTGGCAGGCCCACCTTTTCCTCTCCAAGGGGAATACTGTAGACCACCCTAAACTCTTTCCCCCAACCCATCAGGATTTTGAGATCCCCAGGCTCCATACTACTGATCTGGAAACGGCCTTTACCCAACTCGAATTACTCGGGTTTTGCCTCTGCAGTCCCTTTGATTTACTAAAAGAGCCCCCAAAAAACAACAACGGGAGTAAAGATCTGCCTGCCTGCGAGGGGAGAAATATTGATATCTATGGCTACCTGGTAACGGTAAAAAACACCAAAACCCATACCGGCAAGCGAATGAACTTTGCCACCCTGGTAGACCAGCAGGGAGAGGTTTTCGATACGGTTTTATTTCCTCCGGTAGCGGCCAAATACCATTTCAGGGGTAAGGGAATCTATCGTTTTTACGGTAAG
- a CDS encoding DUF7670 domain-containing protein yields MSNLIKILHWSPRILGILGILFISMFALDAFEPSLTIWQQMGGFLIHLIPSFILLLVLLIAWKREIPGGIIFLVLGLVLSPIVFTLNYNNNHSVWMSLGIIAVITLPFIITGVLFIASGLHQKKRNP; encoded by the coding sequence ATGAGCAATCTAATTAAAATACTCCACTGGTCACCTAGAATATTAGGGATCCTGGGTATACTTTTTATAAGTATGTTCGCACTCGACGCCTTTGAACCCAGCCTCACGATCTGGCAACAAATGGGAGGCTTTCTCATTCACCTCATCCCTTCCTTTATATTACTCCTGGTGTTACTCATTGCCTGGAAAAGAGAAATACCGGGTGGAATCATCTTCCTCGTCCTGGGTCTGGTTCTGAGTCCGATCGTCTTCACCCTGAATTACAACAACAACCATTCTGTCTGGATGAGCCTTGGAATCATTGCAGTTATTACCCTTCCTTTTATAATAACCGGAGTTTTGTTTATAGCCAGTGGACTTCATCAAAAAAAGCGGAACCCGTAA
- a CDS encoding ribose-phosphate pyrophosphokinase, with protein sequence MPYQVPEPKIFACSQSKELGEKIAKSYGTDLGKVLFSRYSDGEFQPSFEESIRGTRIFIIGSTNPGPENLMEMLLMIDAAKRASARHITAVMPYYGWARQDRKDKPRVPIAAKLVAKMLETAGATRIITMDLHADQIQGFFEKPVDHLFASTLFLPYLKKLKLDNLTIASPDMGGSKRAYAYSKALSSDVVICYKQRAKANKISHMELIGEVNGKNVVLVDDMVDTAGTLTKAADLMMERGALSVRAITTHGLLSGNAYEKIKNSKLEELIITDSIPSRPKSDKIKVLSCADLFADVMHRVHHNTSIASKFIM encoded by the coding sequence ATGCCGTATCAAGTACCAGAACCGAAAATTTTTGCCTGTAGCCAGAGTAAGGAGCTAGGGGAAAAAATTGCCAAGTCGTATGGAACCGACTTGGGCAAGGTGCTTTTTTCGCGCTATAGTGACGGGGAATTTCAACCTTCCTTTGAAGAATCCATTCGCGGCACACGGATCTTTATCATCGGCTCCACAAATCCCGGTCCGGAAAACCTGATGGAGATGTTGCTGATGATCGATGCGGCAAAAAGAGCCTCTGCCAGGCATATCACAGCAGTAATGCCTTACTATGGTTGGGCAAGGCAGGACAGAAAGGACAAGCCAAGAGTGCCTATTGCAGCCAAACTGGTAGCAAAAATGTTGGAAACTGCCGGAGCAACAAGGATCATTACCATGGACCTCCACGCAGATCAGATACAGGGCTTTTTTGAAAAACCGGTAGATCATCTGTTTGCTTCTACCCTTTTCCTGCCCTATTTGAAAAAACTTAAGCTCGATAATTTAACCATCGCCTCGCCAGACATGGGGGGATCCAAAAGAGCATATGCCTATTCTAAAGCACTTTCCAGTGACGTGGTTATCTGTTACAAACAAAGGGCTAAGGCGAACAAGATTTCCCATATGGAACTGATCGGAGAAGTAAATGGTAAGAACGTAGTCCTGGTAGACGATATGGTTGACACTGCCGGAACCCTCACCAAAGCCGCCGACCTGATGATGGAAAGAGGAGCCTTGAGCGTAAGGGCAATTACCACCCACGGACTGCTGTCGGGAAATGCATATGAAAAAATTAAAAATTCAAAACTCGAGGAGTTGATCATCACAGATTCCATCCCGAGCAGACCAAAAAGCGATAAAATTAAAGTATTGAGTTGTGCAGACCTGTTCGCCGATGTTATGCATCGCGTACACCACAACACCTCTATCGCTTCTAAATTTATAATGTAA